The Pseudomonas wenzhouensis genome has a segment encoding these proteins:
- a CDS encoding alpha/beta family hydrolase has protein sequence MSKGPSGFIDAGQCERGLPWLWDEPPQGAFSTLILAHGAGAPMDSPFMQYMAQGLAARGVRVVRFEFAYMAQRRLDGRKRPPNVQAQLLQQWREVHGLVRQQVTGPLAMGGKSMGGRMASLLADELDVCALVCFGYPFYAAGKPEKPRVAHLAELRRPTLIIQGERDALGNRETVAGYDLAPAIELHWLPAADHDLKPLKVSGFTHEQHLQHAIERTVDFLLASWRTP, from the coding sequence ATGAGCAAAGGGCCATCTGGGTTTATTGACGCCGGTCAATGTGAGCGGGGACTACCCTGGCTGTGGGACGAACCGCCGCAGGGGGCGTTCAGTACGCTGATCCTGGCCCATGGCGCGGGTGCGCCGATGGACAGCCCGTTCATGCAGTACATGGCTCAAGGTCTTGCCGCGCGCGGCGTGCGCGTGGTGCGCTTCGAGTTCGCCTACATGGCGCAGCGCCGGCTGGATGGGCGCAAGCGACCGCCCAATGTGCAGGCGCAACTGCTGCAGCAATGGCGTGAGGTGCATGGGCTGGTGCGGCAGCAGGTCACAGGGCCGCTGGCCATGGGAGGCAAGTCCATGGGCGGACGTATGGCCAGCTTGCTGGCTGACGAGCTGGACGTCTGCGCCCTGGTTTGCTTCGGTTATCCCTTCTACGCCGCCGGCAAGCCCGAGAAGCCGCGCGTTGCTCATCTTGCCGAGCTGCGCAGGCCCACGCTGATCATCCAGGGTGAGCGCGATGCCCTGGGCAATCGCGAGACGGTTGCCGGCTATGACCTGGCACCTGCCATCGAGCTGCACTGGTTACCGGCAGCCGATCACGATCTCAAACCGCTCAAGGTCTCGGGGTTTACCCATGAGCAGCATCTGCAGCACGCCATCGAACGTACGGTCGACTTTCTGCTTGCCTCGTGGCGAACGCCCTGA
- the ccoN gene encoding cytochrome-c oxidase, cbb3-type subunit I, producing MNTTTRSAYNYRVVRQFAIMTVVWGIVGMGLGVFIAAQLAWPELNFNLPWTSFGRLRPLHTNAVIFAFGGCALFATSYYAVQRTSQTTLFAPKLAAFTFWGWQLVIVLAAISLPLGWTSSKEYAELEWPIDILITIVWVSYAIVFFGTVMQRKVSHIYVGNWFFGGFILTVAILHVVNNLEIPVTLTKSYSLYAGATDAMIQWWYGHNAVGFFLTAGFLGMMYYFVPKQAGRPVYSYRLSIVHFWALIAVYIWAGPHHLHYTALPDWAQSLGMVMSLILLAPSWGGMINGMMTLSGAWHKLRTDPILRFLVVSLAFYGMSTFEGPMMAIKTVNALSHYTDWTIGHVHAGALGWVAMVSIGSLYHLIPKVFGREQMHSLGLINSHFWLATIGTVLYIASMWVNGITQGLMWRAVNEDGTLTYSFVEALEASHVGFVVRVIGGAIFFAGMLLMAWNVWLTVRSAKSTEMEAAAQFSVEGAH from the coding sequence ATGAACACAACAACCCGTTCCGCCTACAACTACAGGGTGGTTCGCCAGTTCGCCATTATGACGGTGGTTTGGGGCATCGTCGGCATGGGACTCGGCGTATTCATCGCTGCCCAGCTGGCCTGGCCCGAACTTAACTTCAACCTGCCGTGGACCAGCTTCGGCCGTCTGCGCCCGCTACATACCAATGCGGTGATCTTCGCTTTCGGTGGCTGCGCCCTGTTCGCTACCAGTTACTACGCGGTGCAACGCACCAGTCAGACCACGCTGTTCGCTCCGAAGCTGGCGGCCTTCACCTTCTGGGGTTGGCAACTGGTGATCGTACTCGCAGCCATCAGCCTGCCGCTGGGCTGGACCAGCTCCAAGGAATACGCCGAACTGGAATGGCCGATCGATATCCTGATCACCATCGTCTGGGTGTCCTATGCCATCGTTTTCTTCGGCACGGTGATGCAGCGCAAGGTCAGCCACATCTATGTGGGTAACTGGTTCTTCGGCGGGTTCATCCTCACCGTGGCCATCCTGCATGTGGTCAACAACCTGGAAATTCCGGTCACCCTGACCAAGTCCTACTCGCTGTATGCCGGCGCCACCGATGCGATGATCCAGTGGTGGTACGGCCACAACGCCGTGGGCTTCTTCCTCACCGCCGGTTTCCTGGGGATGATGTATTACTTCGTGCCCAAGCAGGCCGGTCGCCCGGTCTACTCCTATCGCCTGTCCATCGTCCACTTCTGGGCGCTGATCGCGGTGTACATCTGGGCCGGCCCGCACCACCTGCACTACACCGCCCTGCCGGATTGGGCGCAGAGCCTGGGCATGGTGATGTCGCTGATCCTCCTGGCGCCCAGCTGGGGCGGCATGATCAACGGCATGATGACCCTCTCCGGTGCCTGGCACAAACTGCGCACCGACCCGATCCTGCGCTTCCTCGTGGTATCACTGGCGTTCTACGGCATGTCGACCTTCGAAGGCCCGATGATGGCGATCAAGACCGTCAACGCCCTGTCCCACTACACCGACTGGACCATCGGCCACGTACATGCCGGCGCCCTCGGCTGGGTCGCCATGGTGTCGATCGGCTCGCTGTATCACCTGATTCCCAAGGTGTTCGGCCGCGAGCAGATGCACAGCCTGGGCCTGATCAACAGCCATTTCTGGCTGGCCACCATCGGCACCGTGCTGTACATCGCCTCGATGTGGGTCAACGGCATCACGCAGGGCCTGATGTGGCGTGCAGTCAACGAAGACGGCACCCTCACCTACTCCTTCGTCGAAGCGCTGGAAGCCAGCCATGTCGGCTTCGTGGTACGGGTGATCGGTGGCGCCATCTTCTTCGCCGGCATGCTGCTGATGGCCTGGAACGTCTGGCTGACCGTACGTAGCGCGAAATCCACCGAGATGGAAGCCGCTGCGCAGTTCTCGGTAGAAGGAGCCCACTGA
- the ccoO gene encoding cytochrome-c oxidase, cbb3-type subunit II, producing the protein MKHEILEKNIGLMALVMILAVSIGGLTQIVPLFFQDVTNEPVDGLKPYTALQLEGRDIYIREGCVGCHSQMIRPFRAETERYGHYSVAGESVWDHPFLWGSKRTGPDLARVGGRYSDEWHRAHLYNPRNVVPESIMPAYPWLVEQSLDGKDTAKKMGALRTLGVPYSEEDIAGASDAVKGKSEMDALVAYLQVLGTAVKNKR; encoded by the coding sequence ATGAAACACGAGATTCTCGAGAAGAACATCGGCCTGATGGCCCTGGTGATGATCCTGGCGGTCAGCATCGGCGGCCTGACGCAGATCGTCCCGCTGTTCTTCCAGGACGTCACCAACGAGCCGGTTGATGGTCTCAAGCCCTACACCGCGCTGCAACTGGAAGGCCGCGACATTTACATCCGCGAGGGCTGCGTCGGCTGCCACTCGCAGATGATCCGCCCGTTCCGCGCCGAGACCGAGCGCTACGGTCACTACTCCGTCGCCGGCGAAAGCGTCTGGGATCACCCCTTCCTGTGGGGCTCCAAGCGTACCGGCCCGGACCTGGCCCGCGTCGGCGGTCGCTACTCGGACGAGTGGCATCGCGCCCACCTGTACAACCCGCGCAACGTCGTGCCGGAGTCGATCATGCCCGCCTACCCCTGGCTGGTCGAACAGAGCCTCGATGGCAAGGACACGGCCAAGAAGATGGGCGCCTTGCGCACATTGGGCGTGCCCTACAGCGAAGAAGACATCGCCGGCGCCAGCGATGCGGTCAAGGGCAAGAGCGAGATGGATGCTCTGGTCGCCTACCTGCAGGTGCTTGGCACCGCCGTGAAGAACAAGAGGTGA
- a CDS encoding cbb3-type cytochrome oxidase subunit 3, whose amino-acid sequence MFELIDIGTLRGLGSALVLIAFTAVTLWAYSGKRRDAFAEAANLPFADESKPAVSRTQA is encoded by the coding sequence ATGTTCGAGCTTATCGATATCGGCACCCTGCGCGGTCTGGGCAGCGCACTGGTTCTGATCGCCTTCACCGCTGTTACCCTCTGGGCTTATAGCGGCAAGCGCCGCGACGCCTTCGCCGAGGCCGCCAACCTGCCCTTCGCCGATGAGTCCAAGCCCGCCGTTTCGAGGACCCAAGCATGA
- the ccoP gene encoding cytochrome-c oxidase, cbb3-type subunit III, producing the protein MTTFWSWYITLLTVGSLVALFWLIFATRKGEVHKNPTEQTMGHSFDGIEEYDNPLPKWWFMLFVGTLVFSVAYLLLYPGLGNFKGLLPGYEDGWTQVNQWQREMDRADELYGPIFAKYAAMPIEEVAKDERALKMGGRLFASNCSVCHGSDAKGSYGFPNLTDNSWRWGGEPETIKASIMHGRMGVMPAQGPMIGEDGVRNVAAYVLTELGGRELPEGTEADIAAGKQIFSTLCAACHTPAGTGMPMMGAPDLTQPSAFIYGSSFAQLQQTIRYGRSGNMPAQGDFLGNDKAHLLAAYVLKLSQGEDK; encoded by the coding sequence ATGACCACCTTCTGGAGTTGGTACATCACCCTGCTGACCGTTGGTTCGCTGGTTGCGCTGTTCTGGCTGATTTTCGCCACCCGCAAGGGCGAAGTTCACAAGAACCCCACCGAGCAGACCATGGGTCACTCTTTCGATGGCATCGAGGAGTACGACAACCCGCTGCCCAAGTGGTGGTTCATGTTGTTCGTCGGCACCCTGGTGTTTTCCGTGGCTTACCTGCTGCTGTATCCGGGCCTGGGTAACTTCAAGGGCCTGCTGCCGGGCTACGAGGATGGCTGGACCCAGGTCAACCAGTGGCAGCGCGAAATGGATCGCGCCGATGAGCTGTACGGCCCGATTTTCGCTAAATATGCCGCCATGCCCATCGAGGAAGTGGCCAAGGACGAGCGCGCGCTGAAAATGGGCGGTCGCCTGTTCGCCTCCAACTGCTCGGTGTGCCATGGCTCGGATGCCAAGGGCAGCTACGGCTTCCCCAACCTGACGGACAACAGCTGGCGCTGGGGCGGTGAGCCGGAAACCATCAAAGCCTCCATCATGCATGGCCGCATGGGCGTAATGCCGGCACAAGGCCCGATGATCGGCGAAGATGGCGTGCGTAACGTCGCAGCCTACGTGCTCACCGAACTGGGTGGTCGTGAGCTGCCCGAGGGCACGGAAGCGGACATCGCCGCCGGCAAGCAGATCTTCTCCACCCTCTGCGCCGCCTGCCATACCCCTGCCGGCACCGGCATGCCGATGATGGGCGCGCCGGACCTGACCCAACCCAGCGCGTTCATCTACGGCAGCAGCTTCGCCCAACTGCAACAGACCATTCGCTATGGTCGCAGCGGCAACATGCCGGCTCAGGGTGATTTTCTCGGTAACGACAAGGCTCACCTGCTGGCTGCTTACGTGCTCAAGCTGAGCCAGGGCGAAGACAAGTAA
- the ccoN gene encoding cytochrome-c oxidase, cbb3-type subunit I, translating to MSTAISQTAYNYKVVRQFAIMTVIWGVIGMGLGVFIAAQLVWPELNLNLPWTSFGRLRPLHTNAVIFAFGGCALFATSYYVVQRTCQTRLISDGLAAFTFWGWQAVIVLAVITLPMGYTSTKEYAELEWPIDILLGLVWITYLVVFFGTIVKRKTKHIYVGNWFFGAFILVTAMLHIVNSAAMPVSLFKSYSVYAGATDAMIQWWYGHNAVGFFLTTGFLGMMYYFVPKQAERPIYSYRLSIVHFWALITLYIWAGPHHLHYTALPDWAQSLGMAMSVILLAPSWGGMINGMMSLSGAWHKLRTDPILRFLVVSLAFYGMSTFEGPMMAIKTVNALSHYTDWTIGHVHAGALGWVAMISIGSLYHLIPKVFGREQMYSIGLINAHFWLATIGTVLYIASMWVNGITQGLMWRAVNEDGTLTYSFVEALEASHAGYVVRMIGGAFFVTGMLLMAYNTWRTVRAAKPAEYEAAAQIPAVQGSAH from the coding sequence ATGAGCACAGCAATCAGTCAGACTGCTTATAACTATAAGGTGGTCCGCCAGTTCGCCATTATGACGGTGATCTGGGGGGTCATTGGGATGGGTCTAGGCGTGTTCATCGCCGCACAACTCGTGTGGCCGGAACTCAACCTAAACCTGCCGTGGACCAGCTTCGGCCGTCTGCGCCCGCTGCACACCAACGCGGTGATCTTCGCCTTCGGCGGATGCGCACTGTTCGCCACCTCGTACTACGTCGTCCAGCGCACCTGTCAGACGCGCCTGATCTCCGACGGTCTGGCTGCCTTCACCTTCTGGGGTTGGCAAGCTGTCATCGTGCTCGCCGTGATCACACTGCCGATGGGCTACACCAGCACCAAGGAATACGCCGAGCTGGAATGGCCGATCGACATCCTTCTGGGCCTGGTCTGGATCACCTACCTGGTGGTGTTCTTCGGCACTATCGTCAAGCGCAAGACCAAGCACATTTATGTGGGCAACTGGTTCTTCGGCGCCTTCATCCTCGTGACCGCCATGCTGCATATCGTCAACAGCGCGGCCATGCCGGTGAGCCTGTTCAAGTCGTACTCGGTCTACGCCGGGGCGACCGACGCGATGATCCAGTGGTGGTACGGCCACAACGCCGTAGGCTTCTTCCTGACCACCGGCTTCCTGGGCATGATGTACTATTTCGTACCCAAGCAGGCCGAGCGTCCGATCTACTCCTATCGCCTGTCCATCGTGCACTTCTGGGCGCTGATCACCCTGTACATCTGGGCCGGCCCGCACCACCTGCACTACACCGCGCTGCCGGACTGGGCGCAGTCCCTGGGCATGGCCATGTCGGTCATCCTCCTGGCACCAAGCTGGGGCGGCATGATCAACGGCATGATGAGCCTGTCGGGCGCCTGGCATAAGCTGCGCACCGACCCGATCCTGCGCTTCCTGGTGGTATCGCTGGCGTTCTACGGCATGTCGACCTTCGAAGGCCCGATGATGGCCATCAAGACCGTCAACGCCCTGTCCCACTACACCGACTGGACCATCGGCCACGTACATGCCGGCGCCCTCGGCTGGGTGGCGATGATCTCCATCGGCTCGCTGTATCACCTGATTCCGAAGGTGTTCGGTCGTGAGCAGATGTACAGCATCGGCCTGATCAACGCGCACTTCTGGCTGGCCACCATCGGTACCGTGCTGTACATCGCCTCGATGTGGGTCAACGGCATCACCCAGGGTCTGATGTGGCGCGCAGTCAACGAAGACGGCACCCTCACCTACTCCTTCGTCGAAGCGCTGGAAGCCAGCCATGCAGGTTATGTCGTACGCATGATCGGCGGTGCCTTCTTCGTCACCGGCATGCTGCTGATGGCTTACAACACCTGGCGCACCGTGCGCGCCGCCAAGCCGGCTGAATACGAAGCAGCCGCGCAGATCCCCGCAGTTCAAGGGAGCGCTCACTGA
- the ccoO gene encoding cytochrome-c oxidase, cbb3-type subunit II, with the protein MKHEIIEKNIGLMALLMVIAVSIGGLTQIVPLFFQDVTNEPVEGLKPYTALQLEGRDIYIKEGCVGCHSQMIRPFRAETERYGHYSVAGESVWDHPFLWGSKRTGPDLARVGGRYSDEWHRAHLYNPRNVVPESKMPAYPWLVENRLDGRDTAKKMEVMRGFGIPYTDEDIAGARDAVKGKTEMDALIAYLQVLGTSIKNKR; encoded by the coding sequence ATGAAACACGAAATCATCGAGAAGAACATCGGCCTGATGGCGCTGCTGATGGTGATCGCCGTCAGCATCGGCGGCCTGACCCAGATCGTCCCGCTGTTCTTCCAGGACGTCACCAATGAGCCGGTGGAAGGCCTCAAGCCCTACACCGCGCTGCAACTGGAAGGCCGCGACATCTATATCAAGGAAGGTTGTGTCGGCTGCCACTCGCAGATGATCCGCCCGTTCCGCGCCGAGACCGAGCGTTACGGTCACTACTCCGTCGCCGGCGAAAGCGTCTGGGATCACCCCTTCCTGTGGGGCTCCAAGCGTACCGGCCCGGATCTGGCCCGTGTCGGCGGTCGCTACTCGGACGAGTGGCATCGCGCCCACCTGTACAACCCGCGCAACGTCGTGCCGGAGTCGAAGATGCCTGCCTACCCCTGGCTGGTGGAAAACAGGCTCGACGGTCGCGACACCGCGAAGAAGATGGAAGTCATGCGTGGCTTCGGCATCCCCTACACCGACGAAGATATCGCCGGCGCCCGCGATGCCGTGAAAGGCAAGACCGAAATGGACGCGCTGATCGCGTACCTGCAGGTTCTCGGCACTTCCATCAAGAACAAACGGTAA
- a CDS encoding cbb3-type cytochrome oxidase subunit 3, with protein MDIGMIRGIGTAVVFIAFIGVVLWAYSSKRKSSFDEAANLPFADDPKPESTRDQDSSRSNNQ; from the coding sequence ATGGACATCGGGATGATTCGCGGCATCGGCACGGCGGTGGTGTTCATCGCCTTCATCGGCGTGGTGCTCTGGGCTTACAGCAGCAAGCGCAAATCGAGCTTCGACGAAGCTGCCAACCTGCCCTTCGCCGACGATCCCAAGCCCGAGTCCACGCGCGATCAGGACTCTTCCAGGAGCAATAACCAATGA
- the ccoP gene encoding cytochrome-c oxidase, cbb3-type subunit III gives MTTFWSWYVTILSLGTIFALTWLIFGTRKGQRQETTEETVGHSFDGIEEYDNPLPKWWFMLFVATIVFALGYLALYPGLGNFKGLLPGYDYVDSEKQTPFAAGVQIADGSMRHSGWTGVHQWEKEMARADEQYGPLFAKYAAMPIEEVAKDEQALKMGGRLFASNCSVCHGSDAKGSYGFPNLTDNEWRWGGEPETIKTTLLKGRQGMMPAQGPIIGEDGVRNVAAYVLTELGGRELPEGVEADIEAGKQVFGTVCAACHTPAGTGMQALGAPNLTNPAAFIYGSSYAQLQQTIRYGRHGNMPAQEEFLGNDKVHLLAAYVYSLSHKAEEQ, from the coding sequence ATGACCACGTTCTGGAGTTGGTACGTAACCATTCTGTCTCTGGGCACCATCTTCGCCCTGACCTGGCTGATCTTCGGCACCCGCAAGGGCCAGCGCCAGGAAACCACCGAAGAAACCGTCGGGCACAGCTTCGATGGCATCGAGGAGTATGACAACCCACTGCCGAAGTGGTGGTTCATGCTGTTCGTCGCCACCATCGTCTTCGCCCTCGGCTACCTCGCCCTGTACCCTGGCCTGGGTAACTTCAAAGGCCTGCTGCCGGGCTACGACTACGTCGACAGCGAGAAGCAGACCCCTTTCGCTGCCGGTGTACAGATCGCTGACGGTTCCATGCGTCACTCCGGCTGGACCGGCGTGCACCAGTGGGAAAAGGAAATGGCGCGTGCCGATGAGCAATACGGCCCGCTGTTCGCCAAGTACGCCGCCATGCCCATAGAAGAAGTGGCCAAGGACGAGCAAGCCCTGAAAATGGGTGGCCGCCTGTTCGCCTCCAACTGCTCGGTGTGCCACGGCTCCGATGCCAAGGGCAGCTACGGTTTCCCCAACCTGACCGACAACGAATGGCGCTGGGGCGGCGAGCCGGAAACCATCAAGACCACCCTGCTCAAGGGCCGTCAGGGCATGATGCCTGCTCAGGGTCCGATCATTGGTGAAGATGGCGTGCGCAATGTTGCCGCCTACGTCCTCACCGAGCTCGGCGGTCGCGAACTGCCGGAAGGTGTCGAGGCTGACATCGAGGCCGGCAAGCAAGTGTTCGGCACCGTCTGCGCGGCCTGCCATACCCCGGCTGGCACCGGCATGCAGGCCCTTGGCGCACCGAACCTGACCAACCCGGCCGCGTTCATCTACGGCAGCAGCTACGCGCAACTGCAGCAGACCATTCGCTACGGCCGTCACGGCAACATGCCAGCCCAGGAAGAATTCCTTGGCAACGACAAGGTGCACCTGCTGGCTGCCTATGTGTACAGCCTGTCGCACAAGGCCGAAGAGCAGTAA
- the ccoG gene encoding cytochrome c oxidase accessory protein CcoG, with translation MSEQIPVQDITPPSTKNASVDLYASREKIYTRAFTGLFRNLRLAGGALLFLLFFGTVWLNWEGRQAVWWNLPERKFHIFGATYWPQDFMLLSWLLIICAFGLFFITVFAGRVWCGYTCPQSVFTWVFMWAEKVTEGDRNQRMKLDKQSMSGRKFTRKLAKHGIWVGVSLLTAITFVGYFTPIRDLVIELFTGQASGWAYFWIGFFTLATYGNAGYLREQVCIYMCPYARFQSVMFDQDTLIVSYDPRRGESRGPRKKDADYKAQGLGDCIDCKMCVQVCPTGIDIRDGLQIECIGCAACIDACDDIMDKMNYPKGLISYTTEHNLSGRKTHLLRPRLIGYAVALVAMIGLFAWAVANRPLVELDVLKDRVLFRENERGHIENVYTLKIMNKAQRDMTYVITADGLDGLVYEGKREVRALAGEVYSFPVELSIAPEKLPSSANNIVFHVQSVDDPSIKNDADSRFIGPSVR, from the coding sequence ATGAGCGAACAGATCCCCGTACAGGACATCACCCCCCCTTCCACCAAGAACGCCAGCGTCGATCTCTACGCCAGCCGGGAGAAGATCTACACGCGCGCGTTCACGGGCCTGTTCCGCAATCTGCGACTTGCCGGCGGCGCCCTGCTGTTCCTGCTGTTCTTCGGCACCGTCTGGCTGAACTGGGAAGGCCGCCAGGCCGTGTGGTGGAACCTGCCGGAACGCAAGTTCCATATCTTCGGCGCCACCTACTGGCCGCAGGACTTCATGCTGCTGTCGTGGCTGCTGATCATCTGCGCCTTTGGCCTGTTCTTCATCACCGTGTTCGCCGGACGCGTCTGGTGTGGTTATACCTGCCCGCAAAGCGTGTTCACCTGGGTGTTCATGTGGGCGGAGAAAGTCACCGAGGGCGACCGCAACCAGCGCATGAAGCTGGACAAGCAGTCCATGAGCGGCAGGAAATTTACACGCAAGCTGGCCAAGCACGGCATCTGGGTGGGCGTATCACTGCTCACCGCTATCACCTTCGTCGGCTACTTCACGCCCATTCGTGACCTGGTCATCGAGCTCTTCACCGGCCAGGCCAGCGGTTGGGCCTACTTCTGGATCGGCTTCTTCACCCTCGCCACCTACGGCAACGCCGGCTACCTGCGCGAACAGGTGTGCATCTACATGTGCCCGTATGCGCGCTTTCAGAGCGTGATGTTCGACCAGGACACCCTGATCGTGTCCTACGATCCGCGCCGGGGCGAGTCGCGCGGGCCGCGCAAGAAGGACGCCGACTACAAGGCGCAGGGCCTCGGCGACTGCATCGATTGCAAGATGTGCGTACAGGTCTGCCCGACCGGCATCGACATCCGTGATGGCCTGCAGATCGAATGCATCGGCTGCGCCGCCTGCATCGATGCCTGCGACGACATCATGGACAAGATGAACTATCCCAAGGGGCTGATCAGCTACACCACTGAACACAACCTGTCCGGGCGCAAGACCCACCTGCTGCGCCCGCGCCTGATCGGCTACGCTGTCGCGCTGGTGGCGATGATCGGCCTGTTCGCCTGGGCCGTGGCCAATCGCCCGCTGGTGGAGCTGGACGTGCTCAAGGACCGCGTGCTGTTCCGCGAGAACGAGCGTGGCCACATCGAGAACGTCTACACCCTGAAGATCATGAACAAGGCGCAGCGCGACATGACCTACGTGATCACCGCCGACGGTCTCGACGGCCTGGTCTACGAAGGCAAGCGCGAAGTACGGGCGCTGGCCGGCGAGGTCTATTCCTTCCCGGTCGAGCTGTCCATCGCACCGGAAAAACTGCCTTCCAGCGCCAACAACATCGTCTTCCACGTACAATCGGTAGACGACCCCAGTATCAAGAACGACGCCGACAGCCGTTTCATCGGCCCAAGCGTCCGCTGA
- a CDS encoding FixH family protein, whose protein sequence is MSEHTTSPVKPWYKQFWPWFILFLLGYSVVQGLTLLTIATKNPPGLISDDYYDVGKGINQSLEREKLAERLQLHGELVLDNTTGTALLSLQGNSRPQQIVLNLISPTQPERDRRVILQPTADGHYRGQMVDQVSGRRFVELLGQEGSQNWRLFEEETIADGQTIMIGDNPSY, encoded by the coding sequence ATGAGCGAACACACCACATCGCCAGTCAAACCCTGGTACAAGCAGTTCTGGCCCTGGTTCATCCTGTTCCTGTTGGGCTACTCGGTGGTGCAGGGGCTGACCCTGCTCACCATCGCCACCAAGAACCCGCCGGGCCTCATCTCGGATGATTACTACGACGTCGGCAAAGGCATCAACCAGTCGCTGGAACGCGAGAAACTGGCAGAACGCCTGCAACTGCACGGCGAGCTGGTGCTGGACAACACCACCGGTACCGCGCTGCTGAGCCTGCAGGGCAACAGCCGGCCGCAGCAGATCGTGCTCAACCTGATATCGCCAACCCAGCCGGAACGTGACCGCCGGGTGATCCTGCAACCCACTGCTGACGGTCACTACCGTGGTCAGATGGTCGATCAGGTCAGCGGTCGCCGCTTCGTCGAATTGCTCGGCCAGGAAGGTAGCCAGAACTGGCGCCTGTTCGAGGAAGAAACCATCGCCGATGGCCAGACCATCATGATCGGTGACAATCCCTCCTACTGA